One window from the genome of Perca flavescens isolate YP-PL-M2 chromosome 17, PFLA_1.0, whole genome shotgun sequence encodes:
- the LOC114572403 gene encoding semaphorin-4G produces MRRSAEMQGARSSAVLLLLLLLLSCWVCATAGYPFRTPLDLDVTPRVTVLSSGLQGCRRFQSSAVHYSTMFLEADSERLYVGARGAVFALNASDISVSSVLTIEWEASPEQKLQCLLKGKDNKTECFNHIRFLQTFNSTHLYMCGTHAFSPLCAYIEKERFVMSSQPEEGKDKCPYGPTTGYTALIIDQQMYTASQYEFRSFPDIRRNSPSPTLKTEDAPTRWLNEANFVGSTLVRESLGSSTGDDDKIYYFFTERSQEQTTTNSHNRVARVARVCKGDRGGRLTLQKRWTSFLKARLTCSLPEYDFHFNMLRSVFVMPGLTPQDTLFYGIFGLEWKNVKASAVCRFSLSEVQEAFQGPYMENQDSGFKWKEYTGKIPDPRPGTCITDALRDKGINFSTSLPDDVLNFVRRHPLMSQQVQPSDRRPLLFRRSTDYTHMAVHMIQGLDGKTYHVLYMGTDEGWLHKAVEIEGQLHIIEEVQLFEEPQPVNNLLLSAKQMSVYVGSPSGVVQLPLSNCRRYASCYDCVFARDPHCAWNGAQCVDIMAQADRSTLIQDIQQGSKGCENTQNEIVVRSRSVRVGDDVLLQCELSSNLATPLWTRDGSELQGYGLNSGFRTGTDGLLIIEARQDQSGLYTCYAVENNIKVAIVSYNISIRLDLPPPPPVEPTEDHSSFFATLPAPTERPSPERPLPPPPAPHLPHSELLSPRNMEAMYLSLITILGGLCVVLTVVLVYVGVCLRVGNRGKYSIRAAASAYPNSKRPNKHRKRHRNSSHMELKTISSHCNGNGICNGVSKQHNGDIQDGGFLQIVPGEGHPSSNKETPPPAPPLPPTPQHPSPECDFPNGLSATLPSVLRRMNGNSYVLLRQSESESTSPLCYSFAEELNRILEKRKHTQLLPRPDESSV; encoded by the exons ATGAGACGCTCTGCGGAGATGCAGGGAGCGAGATCCTctgcggtgctgctgctgctgctgctgctgctgagctgCTGGGTGTGTGCAACAGCCGGCTACCCATTCAGAACACCGCTGGACCTGGATGTGACTCCACGCGTCACCGTGTTGAGCAGTG gTCTCCAGGGCTGCAGACGTTTCCAATCCTCTGCAGTCCACTACAGCACCATGTTCCTGGAGGCTGACAGTGAGCGTCTCTACGTCGGGGCCCGGGGGGCTGTATTCGCGCTCAATGCCTCTGACATTTCAGTCAGCTCTGTTCTCACT ATTGAGTGGGAAGCCTCTCCCGAGCAAAAGCTACAGTGTCTGCTCAAGGGAAAAGACAATAAG ACggagtgttttaatcacatCCGATTCCTCCAGACGTTCAACTCGACTCATCTCTACATGTGTGGGACTCATGCCTTCAGTCCCCTCTGTGCATACATA GAGAAGGAGAGGTTTGTGATGTCATCTCAGCCTGAAGAAGGCAAAGACAAATGTCCCTACGGCCCGACAACAGGCTACACTGCCCTCATCATCG ACCAGCAGATGTATACAGCTTCCCAGTATGAGTTCAGGAGCTTTCCAGATATCCGCCGCAACTCTCCATCTCCCACACTAAAGACAGAAGATGCTCCCACACGTTGGCTGAATG AGGCAAACTTTGTGGGCTCGACATTGGTGAGGGAGAGTTTGGGCAGCAGCACCGGTGATGATGACAAGATCTACTACTTCTTCACCGAGAGGAGCCAGGAGCAGACCACAACCAACAGCCATAACCGGGTGGCCCGAGTGGCGCGCGTTTGTAAG GGGGACCGGGGAGGCCGTTTAACTCTCCAGAAACGGTGGACGTCCTTCCTCAAGGCCAGGCTGACGTGTTCTCTGCCCGAGTACGACTTCCACTTCAACATGCTGCGCAGCGTGTTTGTCATGCCTGGCCTCACGCCGCAGGACACGCTCTTCTACGGCATCTTCGGCCTCGAGTG gaaaaACGTGAAGGCATCTGCAGTGTGTCGTTTCTCCCTGTCTGAAGTCCAAGAGGCCTTTCAAGGACCCTACATGGAGAACCAGGACTCTGGCTTTAAGTGGAAAGAATACACTGGAAAGATCCCTGACCCACGACCTGGAACg TGTATAACAGACGCTCTGAGGGACAAGGGAATAAACTTCTCCACCTCTCTGCCTGATGATGTGCTGAATTTTGTCAGGAGGCATCCTCTGATGTCCCAGCAGGTCCAACCTTCAGACAGACGTCCCCTTTTGTTTAGGCGGTCTACAGACTACACACACATGGCCGTGCACATGATCCAAGGCTTGGATGGAAAAACATACCATGTATTGTACATGGGCACAG ATGAAGGCTGGTTACATAAAGCTGTAGAAATTGAGGGTCAGCTTCACATTATCGAGGAGGTTCAACTGTTTGAGGAACCCCAACCTGTTAACAACCTGCTGCTATCTGCAAAACAG ATGAGTGTGTACGTGGGCTCTCCATCAGGCGTGGTGCAGCTTCCCCTCTCTAACTGTCGTAGATACGCCTCCTGCTACGACTGTGTCTTTGCCAGGGACCCTCACTGTGCCTGGAACGGAGCCCAGTGTGTAGACATAATGGCACAagcagacag ATCCACTTTAATCCAGGACATCCAGCAGGGGAGCAAAGGATGTGAAAATACACAAAATG AAATTGTGGTGCGGAGCCGTTCTGTGCGGGTGGGTGACGACGTGCTGCTGCAGTGTGAGCTCAGCTCCAACCTGGCGACGCCCCTCTGGACTCGGGATGGCAGCGAGCTGCAGGGCTACGGTCTCAACTCTGGCTTCAGAACCGGCACAGACGGCCTGCTGATCATCGAGGCCCGGCAGGACCAGAGCGGGCTGTACACCTGCTACGCTGTTGAGAACAATATCAAGGTTGCCATAGTTAGCTACAACATCAGCATCCGCCTGGACCTGCCCCCTCCCCCACCTGTTGAGCCAACGGAAGACCATTCCAGTTTCTTTGCCACCCTGCCAGCACCCACTGAGCGTCCGTCCCCTGAGAGGCCCCTGCCACCACCCCCGGCCCCTCACCTCCCCCACTCAGAGCTGCTCTCCCCCAGGAACATGGAGGCCATGTATCTGTCCCTCATCACCATCCTCGGAGGCCTGTGTGTGGTCCTCACTGTGGTCCTTGTCTATGTGGGTGTCTGCCTGCGAGTGGGCAACAGAGGGAAGTACTCCATACGAGCCGCAGCTTCTGCCTACCCGAACAGTAAGAGGCCcaacaagcacagaaaacggcACAGAAACTCCTCCCACATGGAGCTGAAGACCATCTCAAGCCACTGTAACGGCAACGGTATTTGTAATGGAGTTTCAAAGCAGCACAACGGCGACATCCAGGACGGAGGCTTCCTCCAGATCGTCCCCGGTGAGGGTCACCCATCATCCAATAAGGAGACTCCTCCCCCAGCCCCTCCTCTCCCACCAACCCCGCAACATCCCTCTCCAGAGTGTGACTTCCCCAACGGGCTGTCGGCCACGCTGCCCAGTGTCCTGAGGAGGATGAACGGCAACAGCTACGTGCTGCTGAGGCAGAGCGAGTCTGAAAGCACGTCACCACTCTGCTACTCCTTTGCCGAGGAGCTCAACAGGATCTTAGAGAAGAGGAAGCACACTCAGCTGCTGCCCAGGCCGGACGAGAGCTCCGTGTAG